The proteins below come from a single Alnus glutinosa chromosome 9, dhAlnGlut1.1, whole genome shotgun sequence genomic window:
- the LOC133878201 gene encoding GATA transcription factor 11: MSGSSLLIENFNGVSDECFDDIIQFFDFPLEDVEGNVGGEDWNAKLQLLEPPSLDVLTGLSSGFSGNICNDATKVPENPPAQYGETSLIKELSITAEATSSRRVPLHKASDGKGLRLFQTSSPVSVLESSSSCSVENPTTFDPKIIIPVKRARSKRRRRRTEFIIPFISSAPKRSHPCAAFESGSETDLSERASNPLKRKLRKKKNLSVLSGATEMNNYSCPEPSAARKCKHCQVTETPQWREGPMGPKTLCNACGVRYRSGRLFPEYRPAASPTFVASLHSNCHKKVIEMRNKASPGERMTSPPGLSNG, translated from the exons ATGAGTGGTTCTTCACTATTGATCGAGAATTTCAATGGCGTCTCCGATGAATGCTTTGATGATATCATCCAATTTTTTGATTTCCCGTTGGAAGATGTGGAAGGGAATGTGGGAGGTGAAGATTGGAATGCTAAATTACAATTGCTTGAACCGCCATCGTTGGATGTTTTGACGGGTTTATCATCTGGGTTTTCTGGTAATATTTGCAATGACGCCACAAAAGTTCCTGAAAATCCCCCAGCTcag TACGGCGAAACTTCTCTTATAAAAGAACTGTCAATCACTGCTGAAGCCACCTCCAGTAGAAGGGTTCCCCTTCACAAAGCTTCTGATGGCAAAGGTTTGCGTCTCTTCCAAACCTCCAGTCCAGTTTCTGTTCTTGAAAGCAGCAGCTCTTGCTCGGTTGAAAATCCCACAACCTTTGATCCCAAAATCATTATCCCTGTGAAGCGTGCTAGAAGCAAGCGCCGGCGCCGGCGCACGGAATTCATCATTCCTTTCATTTCCTCTGCTCCAAAAAGATCCCATCCTTGCGCTGCTTTTGAATCAGGTTCAGAAACTGATCTCAGCGAGAGAGCGTCAAAtcctttgaaaagaaaattgaggaagaaaaagaacctGTCAGTGCTCTCAGGTGCCACAGAGATGAACAACTATTCCTGTCCAGAACCAAGTGCAGCTAGAAAATGCAAGCACTGCCAGGTGACAGAGACCCCCCAATGGAGGGAGGGGCCAATGGGGCCAAAGACCCTTTGCAATGCATGTGGGGTTCGTTACAGGTCTGGCCGCCTCTTTCCCGAGTACCGTCCTGCAGCAAGTCCTACCTTTGTTGCATCCTTACACTCTAATTGTCACAAGAAGGTTATTGAGATGAGAAACAAGGCCAGTCCCGGGGAAAGAATGACATCGCCCCCAGGATTATCAAATGGATAG